One region of Triticum aestivum cultivar Chinese Spring chromosome 6B, IWGSC CS RefSeq v2.1, whole genome shotgun sequence genomic DNA includes:
- the LOC123134051 gene encoding uncharacterized protein codes for MDQDIRLVFPEVRKCIARISFCREGETKELRHMVIPGIVVAVDTDGSATIVANPVFFKMCPEFKLSFPNDTAAGYEKERKLFSTMVDYRDKFCTFKLKPEVNGFVQPAKIETKPLKAADYADAFIFPRKDFITPAAYCKGGVVNGTEAKTEVMLESASHEYAYLGSPIFNRNGALVGISYADIGCLIAWTTQELRDDVLKHLSGISYVSDGIPVEQAPVQQN; via the exons ATGGATCAG GACATACGTCTTGTTTTTCCAGAAGTTCGAAAATGTATTGCGCGTATTTCCTTTTGTCGGGAGGGCGAGACAAAGGAGTTGAGGCATATGGTAATTCCTGGAATCGTCGTTGCAGTTGATACGGATGGATCGGCTACGATAGTTGCAAACCCTGTGTTTTTTAAGATGTGCCCTGAATTCAAATTGAGTTTTCCAAATGATACTGCCGCCGGTTATGAAAAAGAACGGAAGCTTTTCTCCACTATGGTGGATTATCGCGACAAATTTTGTACATTTAAGCTGAAACCGGAAGTAAATGGATTTGTGCAACCAGCAAAGATTGAGACTAAGCCCTTGAAAGCTGCTGATTATGCTGATGCCTTCATATTTCCACGGAAAGACTTTATTACACCAGCTGCTTATTGCAAAGGGGGTGTCGT GAATGGAACAGAAGCAAAAACAGAAGTTATGCTTGAGAGTGCATCTCATGAGTATGCATATCTGGGGTCACCAATATTCAATAGGAATGGTGCCCTCGTTGGAATTAGTTATGCTGATATTGGTTGTTTGATCGCGTGGACAACGCAGGAATTACGTGATGATGTGCTTAAACATCTGAGTGG CATTTCGTATGTCTCGGATGGAATTCCAGTGGAACAAGCCCCTGTGCAGCAAAATTAA